One window from the genome of Paraclostridium sordellii encodes:
- the recQ gene encoding DNA helicase RecQ — MNLKSLDILKKYYGYTTFRKGQEEIINNILNGNDILAIMPTGGGKSICYQIPALMLNGITIVISPLISLMKDQVDTLKSMGINATLINSSLSSLDFNKVINGIKEDEYKIIYIAPERLDSYEFTSIIRYKTISQIAIDEAHCVSQWGHDFRVSYRKISSFINSLESRPIVTAFTATASIEVREDIIRLLTLDNPKLFITGFNRENLNIKIEKSSSKNKYLLSYLENHKSESGIIYTATRKEVDKIYEGLIKRGYSASKYHAGLGIEERRLNQEAFTKDNVSIMVATNAFGMGIDKPNIRYVIHYNMPQSIENYYQEIGRAGRDGEKSECVLLFAPGDVHIQKYLIELGSENPDRKNLQYKKLREMLDIIYSNDCYRKSIINYFGEEFEGNCNNCSNCLDTGELIDKTLDAQKVISCIARMKRSFGITMIIDVLRGSKNKKVLQFGFDKLSTYGIMKDYSQEELKTFINTLISHGFIDSIDGTYPTIKLNESSMKIIKGDIKVEFKESKVSKNLEVSNELYEILREARFKIANEEKIAPYMIFGDGTLRIMASKYPTNRNSMLNISGVGEIKYAKYGKVFESIISKYVDENNINKTVDTNEIDFMEITTDKDLYNILYDIRSDIASKEKVLPPMIISKNSLKEISGRYPITDEQLKDISGFGPVKVEKYGSRILEEVVKYVKEKEIDPNWVYKKRLKLIIDGDSRSNEEIAIDMLKDGESLENVSNELEVSISTILGYISDMLKEGKSIDFEINLNKYFTKEEEELIINVCESQGIDKISIIKKNLPDYIRYESIRSVILKKYYSL; from the coding sequence ATGAATTTAAAATCATTAGATATATTGAAAAAATATTATGGATATACAACATTTAGAAAAGGTCAAGAAGAAATAATAAATAACATTTTAAATGGAAATGACATATTAGCAATAATGCCAACTGGTGGGGGAAAATCTATTTGTTATCAAATTCCAGCACTTATGTTAAATGGTATAACAATAGTTATTTCACCTCTTATATCTTTAATGAAGGACCAAGTAGATACTTTAAAATCTATGGGAATTAATGCTACTTTAATAAATAGTTCTTTATCTAGTTTAGATTTTAACAAGGTAATAAATGGAATAAAAGAAGACGAATATAAAATCATATATATAGCTCCAGAAAGATTAGATTCTTATGAATTTACAAGTATAATAAGATATAAAACTATAAGCCAAATTGCTATAGATGAAGCTCACTGTGTATCGCAATGGGGACATGATTTTAGAGTAAGTTATAGAAAAATTTCTAGTTTTATAAATAGCTTAGAGTCTAGGCCTATTGTAACTGCATTTACAGCAACTGCTTCTATTGAAGTTAGAGAAGATATCATAAGGTTATTAACATTAGACAATCCTAAATTGTTTATAACTGGGTTTAATCGTGAAAATCTTAATATTAAGATAGAAAAATCTTCTAGCAAAAATAAGTATTTACTATCTTATTTAGAAAATCATAAAAGTGAAAGTGGTATAATCTATACTGCAACAAGAAAAGAAGTAGATAAAATTTATGAAGGACTAATTAAAAGAGGATATAGTGCTTCTAAATATCATGCTGGCTTAGGAATTGAGGAAAGAAGATTAAATCAAGAAGCTTTTACAAAAGACAACGTAAGTATAATGGTTGCTACAAATGCCTTTGGAATGGGTATAGATAAACCAAATATTAGATATGTTATACATTATAATATGCCTCAGAGTATAGAAAACTATTATCAAGAGATAGGTAGAGCTGGTAGAGATGGTGAAAAAAGTGAATGTGTATTATTATTTGCTCCAGGTGATGTTCATATACAAAAATATTTGATTGAATTAGGAAGTGAAAATCCAGATAGAAAAAATCTACAATATAAAAAACTGCGAGAAATGTTAGATATAATATATAGTAATGATTGTTATAGAAAAAGTATAATTAATTACTTTGGAGAAGAATTTGAAGGCAATTGTAATAATTGTAGTAATTGTTTAGATACAGGAGAGTTGATTGATAAAACTCTTGATGCACAGAAAGTTATATCATGTATAGCTAGGATGAAAAGAAGTTTTGGAATAACTATGATAATAGATGTATTGAGAGGATCTAAAAATAAAAAAGTGTTACAGTTTGGATTTGATAAATTATCTACATATGGGATAATGAAAGATTATTCACAAGAGGAACTAAAAACTTTTATCAATACATTAATTTCTCATGGATTTATAGATTCTATAGATGGAACATATCCAACTATAAAATTAAATGAAAGCTCTATGAAAATTATAAAAGGAGATATAAAAGTAGAATTTAAGGAAAGTAAGGTTTCTAAAAATCTAGAAGTCTCTAATGAACTTTACGAAATTTTAAGAGAAGCTAGATTTAAAATAGCTAATGAAGAAAAAATTGCACCATACATGATTTTTGGAGATGGAACACTTAGAATTATGGCTAGTAAATATCCTACAAATAGAAATTCTATGCTAAATATATCTGGTGTAGGTGAAATTAAGTATGCTAAGTATGGAAAAGTTTTTGAAAGTATTATAAGTAAATATGTTGACGAAAACAATATAAATAAAACTGTAGATACAAATGAAATTGATTTTATGGAAATTACCACAGATAAAGATTTATACAATATATTATATGATATTAGAAGTGATATAGCTAGTAAAGAAAAAGTATTACCACCAATGATAATATCAAAAAACTCTTTAAAAGAGATTAGTGGTAGATATCCAATTACAGATGAACAATTAAAGGACATTAGTGGTTTTGGACCTGTCAAAGTTGAAAAATATGGGAGTAGAATTTTAGAAGAAGTAGTAAAATATGTAAAAGAAAAAGAAATTGACCCTAACTGGGTTTATAAAAAGAGATTAAAACTAATAATCGATGGAGATAGTAGAAGCAATGAAGAAATTGCTATAGACATGTTAAAAGATGGTGAAAGCCTAGAAAATGTATCTAATGAATTAGAAGTATCAATTTCTACGATATTAGGTTATATTTCAGATATGCTAAAAGAAGGAAAGTCAATTGATTTTGAAATTAATTTAAATAAATATTTTACAAAAGAGGAAGAAGAATTAATAATAAATGTTTGTGAATCACAAGGTATAGATAAAATAAGTATTATAAAAAAGAATTTGCCAGATTATATACGTTATGAATCAATACGTTCAGTTATATTAAAAAAATATTATTCTTTATAA
- a CDS encoding YitT family protein, whose amino-acid sequence MARRRSVKQIILVLIGSLILSFGLYNFNYQNNITEGGVLGFLLLLKNIFDIKLSLANLIIDIVLLLVGYKFFGKKFIKYSILATISFSLSYSFFESIGPIIPKFDNLVLGSIVAGLFVGLGSGLVVRAGGAAGGDDALALVISKTTSLKIGKIYMITDFFVLGLSLVYLSLSQIALSLIAVSVSGKVVDFVYSYKNKELAKI is encoded by the coding sequence ATGGCCAGGCGGCGATCAGTAAAGCAAATTATATTAGTATTAATAGGTTCTTTAATACTATCATTTGGGTTATATAATTTTAACTACCAAAATAATATTACAGAAGGTGGAGTGTTAGGATTTTTACTACTGTTAAAAAATATATTCGATATAAAACTTTCTCTTGCAAATCTTATTATAGACATTGTATTACTTTTAGTTGGATATAAGTTTTTTGGGAAAAAATTTATAAAGTATTCTATACTCGCTACAATAAGTTTCTCATTATCTTATAGTTTTTTTGAAAGTATCGGACCTATTATACCTAAGTTCGACAATCTAGTACTAGGAAGCATAGTTGCTGGTTTATTTGTAGGGCTAGGCTCAGGACTAGTAGTTAGAGCAGGAGGTGCAGCTGGTGGAGATGATGCTTTAGCATTAGTAATTTCTAAGACTACATCTTTAAAGATTGGTAAAATTTATATGATTACTGATTTTTTTGTTTTAGGATTATCTTTAGTTTATTTATCTTTATCACAAATAGCCTTATCTTTAATAGCTGTAAGCGTAAGTGGTAAAGTTGTTGATTTTGTTTATTCTTACAAAAACAAAGAACTTGCAAAAATTTAA
- a CDS encoding pentapeptide repeat-containing protein yields the protein MGYINFKEEVFVAKKQLQKRKHNNNSIISNLGKKKEVGENYNPCTKYSYKTFNDEVLGQNSILDEEKFIKIQNKDIVGSKFSNCNFFNITFKECRFIGCVFENCEFGKGGVTFENCSFLKEDSSKSPSLNKYENLSCTFLNCCIYSKFLNCILSFAIFEDCNIKDTNFEQTDMTNIIISKCDLKMIIISDCDLCGCKIVSTYIEDLEFKDKFKSKLDEKSFIDKIPIRYKTREEYEGLYMVYETIADKFKENTLNNNFGEYYYLCKCMQRKTLKFFPKVESYIYFLTCGYGERPEFAVYSSLVIIIFFAFVYLIVGIEIDNKEIIYNMNTISKLNFSKFINDFNESLTLSVGAFGGLGTINCKPVTNSYIFLDIEILIGIVMMGLGIGTLTRKVVR from the coding sequence ATGGGATATATAAACTTTAAAGAAGAGGTTTTTGTAGCTAAAAAACAACTTCAAAAAAGAAAACACAACAATAATAGCATAATTTCAAACCTTGGTAAGAAAAAAGAAGTAGGCGAAAATTATAACCCATGTACTAAATATAGTTATAAAACTTTTAATGATGAAGTTCTTGGTCAAAATAGTATTTTAGATGAAGAAAAATTTATCAAAATACAAAATAAAGATATTGTAGGAAGTAAATTTTCAAACTGCAATTTCTTTAATATAACTTTTAAAGAATGTAGGTTTATAGGGTGTGTTTTTGAAAATTGTGAATTTGGTAAAGGTGGAGTAACTTTTGAAAACTGTAGCTTTTTAAAAGAAGATAGTAGTAAGTCTCCTTCTTTGAATAAATATGAGAATTTATCCTGTACATTTTTAAACTGTTGTATATATTCAAAATTTTTAAATTGTATACTGTCATTTGCCATATTTGAAGATTGTAATATCAAAGATACCAATTTTGAGCAAACAGATATGACAAATATAATAATTTCAAAATGTGATTTAAAAATGATAATCATATCAGATTGTGATTTATGTGGCTGTAAAATAGTTTCTACATATATAGAAGACTTAGAATTTAAAGATAAGTTTAAAAGTAAATTAGATGAAAAAAGCTTCATAGATAAAATACCTATTAGATACAAAACTAGAGAAGAATATGAAGGTTTATACATGGTATATGAAACTATTGCAGATAAATTCAAAGAAAATACTTTAAATAATAACTTTGGAGAATACTATTACCTATGTAAATGTATGCAAAGAAAAACACTTAAATTTTTTCCAAAGGTAGAGTCATATATATATTTTTTAACTTGTGGATATGGAGAAAGACCTGAATTTGCAGTATACTCATCATTAGTTATAATTATATTCTTCGCATTTGTATACTTAATTGTAGGTATAGAAATAGATAATAAAGAAATAATTTACAACATGAATACAATAAGTAAATTAAATTTTTCAAAATTTATCAATGATTTTAATGAATCATTAACATTAAGTGTAGGTGCATTTGGAGGTTTAGGGACAATAAATTGTAAACCGGTAACAAATAGTTACATATTTCTGGATATTGAAATATTAATAGGAATAGTAATGATGGGTCTAGGTATTGGAACATTAACTAGAAAAGTTGTAAGATAA
- the cspD gene encoding cold-shock protein CspD, whose translation MKQGIVKWFNNEKGFGFISVEGGDDVFVHFSAIQRDGYKSLEEGQAVNFEIVEGARGPQAANVTLA comes from the coding sequence ATGAAACAAGGAATAGTAAAATGGTTTAACAATGAAAAAGGATTTGGATTTATATCTGTAGAAGGTGGAGATGACGTATTCGTACATTTCTCAGCTATACAAAGAGATGGATACAAATCATTAGAAGAAGGTCAAGCTGTTAACTTTGAAATAGTTGAAGGTGCTAGAGGACCTCAAGCTGCTAACGTTACTTTAGCATAA
- a CDS encoding DUF362 domain-containing protein produces the protein MIRERKIQKPIVAIENGISEGKALEKALNMLPIDKIITKNDRVVIAPNWVKDYKPNSGSVVGPKTLKKLIRYIKIKEPKSITIAVGAGGAKTLDVMKNVGYDKVLEEENVNFVDMNYGPYTELVLNHSIIRSTPINNIINEADVIISFTQLKMHEEATITASIKNIAMGWPPAEIHGYPKKKTGIHEDLHGFISSIMNQIPIDLSIVSCDKAMIGTGPTDGIPVDNDGLIIVGTDPVAVDTVGARFLGFLPQAVAYLYKLYNDGIGEAKIENIDLKGIDISKAEKIFSKNAYGKAVVLDNKNIKDIHGTQPK, from the coding sequence ATGATAAGAGAAAGAAAGATACAAAAACCAATAGTTGCCATAGAAAACGGAATAAGTGAAGGGAAAGCTTTAGAGAAAGCACTTAATATGTTACCTATAGATAAAATTATAACTAAAAATGATAGAGTAGTAATTGCACCAAATTGGGTTAAAGACTATAAACCAAATTCAGGAAGTGTTGTAGGACCTAAAACATTAAAGAAATTAATTAGATATATAAAAATAAAGGAACCTAAAAGTATAACTATAGCAGTTGGAGCTGGTGGAGCAAAGACTTTAGATGTTATGAAAAACGTTGGTTATGACAAAGTGTTAGAAGAGGAAAATGTGAATTTTGTGGATATGAATTATGGTCCATATACAGAATTAGTTTTAAATCACAGTATAATAAGGTCAACTCCTATAAATAATATTATAAATGAAGCGGATGTAATTATTTCATTTACACAATTAAAGATGCATGAAGAAGCTACTATAACAGCTAGCATTAAAAATATAGCTATGGGTTGGCCTCCAGCTGAAATACATGGATATCCTAAAAAGAAAACAGGAATTCATGAAGACTTACATGGATTTATAAGTTCTATAATGAATCAAATTCCAATAGATCTGTCTATTGTAAGTTGTGATAAAGCTATGATAGGAACAGGTCCAACTGATGGAATTCCAGTAGATAATGATGGGTTAATTATAGTTGGAACAGATCCTGTAGCAGTAGATACTGTAGGTGCTAGATTTTTAGGATTTTTACCTCAAGCAGTTGCATACTTATATAAACTATACAATGATGGAATTGGAGAAGCTAAAATTGAAAATATAGATTTAAAAGGCATAGATATTTCTAAAGCTGAAAAAATATTTTCTAAGAATGCATATGGGAAAGCTGTTGTGTTAGATAACAAAAATATTAAAGACATACATGGTACTCAACCTAAATAA
- a CDS encoding lactate utilization protein, which produces MDNNLKWVNEKKIERTIKALEKNNMHGYFVNSKEEILEKIKEIVNEGSLVSCGGSQTLFEIGVIEHLRSDRYEFLDRYKNGLNPKEIKDIYRKAFICDAYFTSTNALTENGELYNVDGNGNRVAAMLYGPDKVIVICGVNKIVKNIEEAIKRNESISAPANAKRIDTKTPCKVTGYCMDCDSSDRICCEYTIIKRQRNKERIHVIIIDDNFGY; this is translated from the coding sequence ATGGATAATAACTTAAAATGGGTAAATGAAAAAAAAATTGAAAGAACTATTAAAGCTTTAGAAAAAAATAATATGCATGGCTATTTTGTAAATTCTAAAGAAGAAATATTAGAAAAAATAAAAGAAATAGTTAATGAAGGCTCTTTAGTAAGTTGTGGAGGTTCACAAACTCTTTTTGAAATTGGAGTAATAGAGCATTTAAGAAGTGATAGATATGAATTTTTAGATAGATACAAAAATGGATTAAATCCAAAAGAAATTAAAGATATATATAGAAAAGCTTTTATATGTGATGCATATTTTACGAGTACAAATGCTTTAACAGAAAATGGAGAACTATATAATGTAGATGGAAATGGTAATAGGGTAGCGGCTATGCTTTACGGGCCTGATAAAGTTATAGTTATTTGCGGAGTAAATAAAATAGTAAAAAATATAGAGGAAGCTATAAAAAGAAATGAGTCTATATCAGCACCAGCAAATGCAAAAAGAATAGATACTAAGACTCCATGTAAAGTTACTGGGTATTGTATGGACTGTGATAGTAGTGATAGAATATGTTGTGAATACACAATTATAAAAAGACAAAGAAATAAAGAGAGAATTCACGTTATAATAATAGATGATAATTTTGGATATTAG
- a CDS encoding YihY/virulence factor BrkB family protein, translating to MVGLINNIKNSIKSNVQNSIIYKRINLNDINSRAAAMSYYLLLSIFPFLIFMINLLGFIPIIHINKFLYSFDDLIPRTAFIMVQSIIDSAVSQKSISLTVMSFTFTLWSSSRAVRVFIKGINKSYNVLETRSFFKLIIISFYFTVELIVLIVSSMVFLLYGEKVGYVIFKFLGLSKIFIPTWNLFRYSFVIAITIWIVSSLFRYGPNKKIPLIEAMPGAILSIFGWILVSVVFSFYTNNFSNYQVIYGSIGGIIALLTWFYLSSWIMLLGCEVNALIYYRRQRY from the coding sequence GTGGTAGGTCTTATAAATAATATAAAAAATAGTATAAAAAGTAATGTTCAAAATAGTATCATATATAAAAGGATTAATTTAAATGATATAAATTCTAGGGCTGCAGCTATGTCCTATTATTTACTTCTTTCTATATTTCCTTTTTTAATTTTCATGATAAACTTGTTAGGATTTATACCTATAATACATATAAATAAGTTTTTATATTCTTTTGATGATTTAATTCCACGTACTGCCTTTATAATGGTTCAATCTATAATAGATTCTGCAGTAAGTCAAAAAAGCATAAGTTTAACAGTAATGAGTTTTACCTTTACATTGTGGAGTTCTTCTCGTGCTGTTAGAGTTTTTATAAAAGGTATAAATAAATCTTACAATGTATTAGAAACTAGATCTTTTTTTAAATTAATAATTATTTCATTTTATTTTACAGTAGAACTTATAGTACTTATAGTTTCATCAATGGTATTTTTATTATATGGAGAAAAAGTAGGATATGTAATATTTAAGTTTTTGGGATTAAGTAAGATTTTTATTCCAACATGGAATTTATTTAGATACTCTTTTGTAATTGCAATAACTATATGGATAGTTAGTTCGCTTTTTAGGTATGGGCCTAATAAAAAAATTCCTTTGATAGAAGCTATGCCTGGAGCTATTTTATCTATTTTTGGATGGATATTAGTTTCTGTTGTATTTTCATTTTATACAAATAACTTTTCAAATTATCAAGTTATATATGGAAGTATAGGGGGAATAATAGCTCTTCTTACTTGGTTTTATTTAAGTAGTTGGATAATGCTTCTTGGATGTGAAGTCAATGCACTAATATATTATAGAAGGCAAAGATATTAA
- the add gene encoding adenosine deaminase, with translation MNFKYLPKIELHCHLDGSVRPSTVIELAKKKNIELPSLNEIEIQKLMVAPKNCSSLDEYLKRFDLPGLVMQDEEGLERIAFELMEDAFSENIVYIEIRFAPLLHVSKGLTVKQVISSVLKGVKRAEKQFDIKGNLILSCMRTMSVESSYEVIESGKEFLGNGVVAVDLCSSEYDDFCFEFEKPIALARSYGYRVTIHAGETGIGKNVLDAINILKAERIGHGIFIKDHEEAYNLVKEKNITLEMCPTSNLQTKAIDHLFNYPLEKFYKDGIKVTLNTDNRTVSNVDLTNEYSVIINEFNMDEEDYKNIYLNSVKACFANDEIKNKLKKYI, from the coding sequence ATGAATTTTAAATATTTACCTAAAATAGAATTACATTGTCACTTAGATGGCAGTGTTAGACCAAGTACAGTAATAGAGTTAGCAAAAAAGAAAAATATTGAGTTACCATCTTTAAATGAAATTGAAATACAAAAACTTATGGTAGCTCCAAAAAACTGTTCATCTCTAGATGAATATTTAAAAAGATTTGATTTACCTGGACTTGTTATGCAAGATGAGGAAGGGTTAGAAAGAATTGCATTTGAACTTATGGAAGATGCTTTTAGTGAAAATATAGTTTATATAGAAATAAGATTTGCACCTCTACTACATGTAAGTAAAGGTCTTACAGTCAAACAAGTTATATCAAGTGTATTAAAGGGAGTAAAACGAGCAGAGAAACAATTTGATATTAAAGGAAATTTAATACTATCATGTATGAGAACTATGAGTGTAGAAAGTAGCTATGAAGTTATTGAATCGGGAAAAGAGTTCTTAGGAAATGGGGTTGTAGCTGTTGATTTATGTTCTAGTGAATATGATGATTTCTGTTTTGAATTTGAAAAGCCTATAGCTTTAGCAAGGAGTTATGGATACAGAGTAACTATTCATGCTGGTGAAACTGGAATAGGTAAAAATGTATTAGATGCTATAAATATTTTAAAAGCAGAAAGAATTGGACATGGGATATTCATAAAAGATCATGAAGAAGCTTATAATTTAGTTAAGGAAAAAAATATTACACTTGAAATGTGCCCAACAAGCAACTTACAAACTAAAGCAATAGATCATTTATTTAACTATCCATTAGAAAAGTTTTATAAAGATGGCATAAAAGTAACTTTAAATACAGATAACAGAACAGTATCAAATGTAGATTTAACTAATGAATATAGTGTTATTATAAATGAATTTAATATGGATGAAGAAGATTATAAAAATATATATTTAAATAGTGTAAAAGCTTGTTTTGCAAATGATGAAATAAAAAATAAATTAAAAAAATATATCTAA